A stretch of the Aegilops tauschii subsp. strangulata cultivar AL8/78 chromosome 4, Aet v6.0, whole genome shotgun sequence genome encodes the following:
- the LOC109784548 gene encoding uncharacterized protein, protein MPLSAASILRASSIAVLLLAATATGGDGSTTGDSPVARSIDDTEMYLCYLCTGRNPMLIRYCPIYWDWCHLLCYDPDLTAGPAASLRPAAAAATAPRETYAQLGCYVMKLYRNGTYVIVSRHDCSKMASCRLSCGGGDVVVADEKALGAAPLPVTASAPQGMQLPPSSHVAEFQRCGDQATGLPLSAVPGRV, encoded by the coding sequence ATGCCTCTCTCGGCGGCTTCCATCCTCCGCGCCTCCTCCATCGCCGTCCTGCTGCTCGCGGCCACGGCCACGGGCGGCGACGGCAGCACGACGGGCGACTCGCCCGTGGCGCGGTCCATCGACGACACGGAGATGTACCTCTGCTACCTCTGCACCGGGCGCAACCCGATGCTGATCAGGTACTGCCCCATCTACTGGGACTGGTGCCACCTCCTGTGCTACGACCCCGACCTCACCGCCGGGCCCGCTGCGTCCCTGCGGCCGGCGGCAGCGGCAGCCACGGCCCCGCGCGAGACGTACGCCCAGCTCGGGTGCTACGTCATGAAGCTCTACCGGAACGGCACCTACGTCATCGTCAGCCGCCACGACTGCTCCAAAATGGCCAGTTGCCGCCTCtcctgcggcggcggcgacgtcgtaGTCGCCGACGAGAAAGCCTTGGGCGCGGCTCCGCTGCCGGTTACAGCGTCCGCGCCCCAGGGAATGCAGCTGCCGCCGTCGTCGCACGTCGCCGAGTTCCAGCGGTGCGGCGATCAGGCAACGGGCCTGCCTCTGAGCGCCGTCCCCGGCCGCGTCTAG
- the LOC123493544 gene encoding uncharacterized protein, translating into MLTTRIMLYREDYLHNPITANTPTFSNMRMVTAASIMCICLIVHVVLLATTAVARTTTTFPTSDVTNATAAANSNTANGVESPAATAALNSSDQYICYLCRQRNTLMMKWCPLYKDDCHLACLSSTSPIRHPQLYPAADVEGRKSTLGTGPGGSNVDDCYVMKLYPDGRWVITVAVSCKAVAGCYLVCSHGDAALGSRADDTTPALARGSPLPGASEFQRCGDQFPARAAGNGV; encoded by the coding sequence ATGCTTACAACCAGGATTATGTTATATAGAGAGGACTACCTTCATAATCCCATTACTGCAAACACGCCAACATTCTCAAACATGAGAATGGTTACCGCAGCTTCCATCATGTGCATTTGCCTCATCGTCCACGTTGTTCTCTTAGCAACCACGGCGGTCGCCAGGACCACCACGACCTTCCCCACGTCCGACGTCACCAACGCCACGGCGGCGGCCAACAGCAACACCGCAAACGGCGTCGAGTcccctgcagcgacggcagcgcTCAACAGCTCGGATCAGTACATCTGCTACCTCTGCCGCCAGCGTAACACCCTGATGATGAAGTGGTGTCCCCTCTACAAGGACGACTGCCACCTCGCATGCCTGTCCTCCACGTCCCCTatccgccacccccagctgtacCCCGCCGCCGACGTCGAAGGTAGGAAGAGCACGCTGGGAACCGGCCCTGGCGGCTCGAACGTCGACGACTGCTACGTCATGAAGCTGTACCCGGATGGCAGGTGGGTCATAACCGTCGCGGTCAGCTGCAAGGCGGTGGCGGGCTGCTACCTCGTGTGCAGCCATGGAGACGCGGCGCTTGGGAGCAGAGCCGACGACACCACCCCGGCCTTGGCCAGGGGGTCGCCGTTGCCCGGCGCCTCCGAATTCCAGCGGTGCGGCGATCAGTTCCCGGCGCGCGCGGCAGGCAACGGCGTCTAA